The Parashewanella spongiae genome has a window encoding:
- the atpG gene encoding F0F1 ATP synthase subunit gamma, translated as MAGAKEIKTKIASVQNTQKITSAMEMVAASKMRRAQDRMSASRPYADSMRKVIGHVAQGSLEYKHPYLEVREAKRVGYIVVATDRGLCGGLNVNLFKKVAADVKNWQDKGVEVDFCPIGARSVQFFKSFGGNIVSNASGLGDAPALADLIGTVRVMLQAYNEGKLDRLYVVFNKFVNTMAQTPVIEQLLPLPKPEKEDEYIGHHWDYIYEPDPKSLLDTLLVRYVESQVYQGVVENIASEQAARMVAMKSATDNAGDLINDLQLVYNKARQSAITQELSEIVSGAAAV; from the coding sequence ATGGCCGGCGCTAAAGAGATTAAAACTAAGATCGCGAGTGTACAAAACACTCAGAAGATCACCTCCGCGATGGAGATGGTAGCAGCAAGCAAAATGCGCAGAGCGCAGGATCGCATGTCTGCTAGTCGTCCTTATGCGGATAGCATGCGTAAGGTGATCGGTCACGTAGCACAAGGTTCTCTCGAGTATAAACACCCCTATTTAGAGGTGAGAGAGGCCAAGCGAGTTGGTTACATTGTTGTGGCAACCGACCGTGGTCTTTGTGGTGGTCTGAACGTTAACTTATTTAAGAAAGTTGCGGCAGACGTGAAAAATTGGCAAGACAAAGGCGTCGAAGTGGACTTCTGTCCAATCGGTGCTCGAAGTGTTCAGTTTTTCAAAAGTTTTGGTGGCAATATCGTATCTAATGCCTCTGGTTTAGGTGATGCTCCGGCATTGGCTGACTTGATTGGTACAGTGCGCGTTATGCTGCAAGCTTACAATGAAGGCAAATTGGATCGTCTGTATGTAGTATTCAACAAATTTGTGAATACTATGGCACAGACTCCTGTGATCGAACAGCTGCTGCCTTTGCCTAAACCTGAGAAAGAAGATGAGTACATCGGACATCATTGGGATTACATCTATGAGCCAGATCCAAAGAGCCTTTTGGATACGTTATTGGTTCGTTATGTTGAGTCTCAAGTGTACCAAGGTGTTGTCGAAAATATTGCCTCTGAACAGGCTGCCAGAATGGTAGCAATGAAGTCGGCGACAGACAATGCGGGTGATCTCATCAACGATTTGCAACTGGTCTATAACAAGGCTCGTCAGTCTGCGATTACGCAAGAATTGTCGGAAATTGTTTCCGGTGCAGCTGCGGTTTAA
- the atpF gene encoding F0F1 ATP synthase subunit B, with product MNFNATLIGQSVAFLVFVWFCMKFVWPPLMQAIEDRQKKIADGLADADRAVKDLELAQARATDQLKEAKANANEIIEAANKRKAQIVDEAKAEADSERAKIIAQGHAEIEAERNRVKEDLRKQVASLAIQGAEKILARSIDPAAHSDIVEKLVAEI from the coding sequence GTGAATTTCAACGCTACCCTAATCGGTCAGTCAGTCGCTTTTCTCGTCTTCGTGTGGTTTTGCATGAAGTTTGTTTGGCCACCTTTAATGCAAGCCATTGAAGATCGTCAAAAGAAAATAGCTGATGGTCTTGCCGATGCAGATCGTGCAGTAAAAGACCTAGAGTTGGCTCAAGCGAGAGCTACTGACCAACTAAAAGAAGCTAAAGCTAATGCTAACGAAATTATTGAAGCTGCTAACAAGCGTAAAGCTCAAATCGTTGACGAAGCAAAAGCTGAAGCAGACTCTGAGCGTGCGAAAATAATCGCTCAAGGTCACGCAGAAATTGAAGCTGAGCGTAATCGTGTGAAAGAAGACCTGCGTAAGCAAGTTGCTTCTTTAGCCATTCAAGGTGCTGAAAAAATCCTTGCTCGTTCAATTGATCCAGCAGCTCACAGTGACATTGTTGAAAAACTTGTTGCTGAAATTTGA
- the atpA gene encoding F0F1 ATP synthase subunit alpha: MQLNSTEISDLIKQRIEQFEVVSEARNEGTIVAVSDGIIRINGLADVMQGEMIELPGNRYAIALNLERDSVGAVVMGSYAGLAEGVKVKTTGRILEVPVGRGLLGRVVNTLGEPIDGKGPIDNDGFSPVEVIAPGVIERKSVSQPIQTGYKAVDSMIPIGRGQRELIIGDRQTGKTAMAIDAIINQKDSGIACVYVAVGQKASTIANVVRKLEEHGALSNTIVVVATASEAAALQFLAPYSGCSMGEYFRDRGEDSLIVYDDLSKQAVAYRQISLLLKRPPGREAYPGDVFYLHSRLLERASRVNEEYVEKFTKGEVKGKTGSMTALPIIETQAGDVSAFVPTNVISITDGQIFLETDLFNSGLRPAVNPGISVSRVGGAAQTKIIKKLSGGIRTALAQYRELAAFSQFASDLDDATRAQLEHGERVTELMKQKQYAPMSVADQAVSIFSAEKGYLQAIALNKIGDFEAALLSYMNSEHADLLKTINETGDYNADIEAGLKAGLDKFVATQTW; the protein is encoded by the coding sequence ATGCAACTGAATTCCACTGAAATCAGCGATCTGATTAAACAGCGGATCGAGCAGTTCGAAGTTGTCAGCGAAGCACGTAACGAAGGTACTATCGTTGCGGTAAGTGACGGCATCATCCGCATCAACGGCCTAGCCGATGTGATGCAAGGTGAGATGATCGAATTGCCAGGTAACCGTTATGCAATCGCGTTGAACTTAGAACGTGATTCTGTAGGTGCCGTAGTGATGGGCTCTTATGCCGGATTGGCAGAGGGCGTAAAAGTAAAAACGACTGGTCGTATTCTGGAAGTACCTGTAGGCCGTGGTCTACTTGGTCGTGTTGTGAATACACTGGGCGAACCTATTGACGGTAAAGGACCTATCGATAATGATGGTTTCTCTCCTGTTGAAGTGATTGCACCAGGTGTTATTGAACGTAAGTCAGTATCACAACCAATCCAAACCGGTTATAAAGCCGTTGATTCCATGATCCCAATTGGTCGTGGACAACGTGAATTGATCATTGGTGACCGTCAGACTGGTAAAACAGCGATGGCAATTGATGCCATCATCAACCAAAAAGACTCAGGTATTGCTTGTGTTTATGTTGCGGTTGGTCAAAAAGCTTCTACCATTGCGAACGTAGTTCGTAAATTGGAAGAGCATGGCGCATTGTCAAACACCATTGTTGTAGTAGCAACGGCTTCTGAAGCCGCCGCTCTTCAATTCTTGGCACCGTATTCTGGTTGCTCAATGGGTGAATACTTCCGTGATCGTGGTGAAGACTCGCTAATCGTATATGATGATTTGTCTAAGCAAGCTGTTGCTTACCGTCAAATTTCATTGCTGCTTAAGCGTCCACCAGGCCGTGAAGCTTACCCAGGTGATGTATTCTATCTACATTCTCGTTTACTTGAGCGTGCATCACGCGTCAACGAAGAGTACGTAGAGAAATTTACCAAAGGTGAAGTGAAAGGTAAGACCGGTTCTATGACCGCGCTTCCTATCATTGAAACCCAAGCAGGTGACGTATCTGCATTCGTACCGACTAACGTAATTTCGATTACTGATGGTCAGATCTTCCTTGAAACTGATCTGTTTAACTCAGGACTACGTCCAGCGGTTAACCCAGGTATTTCAGTATCTCGTGTAGGTGGTGCAGCGCAGACCAAAATCATCAAGAAACTGTCAGGTGGTATTCGTACTGCACTTGCACAGTATCGTGAGCTTGCCGCGTTCTCTCAGTTTGCATCTGACTTAGATGATGCAACTCGTGCTCAACTTGAGCATGGTGAACGTGTTACCGAACTAATGAAGCAAAAGCAATATGCCCCTATGAGCGTTGCCGATCAAGCTGTGTCAATTTTCTCAGCTGAAAAAGGTTACCTTCAAGCGATTGCGCTGAATAAAATCGGTGATTTCGAAGCCGCTCTGCTTTCTTATATGAACAGCGAGCATGCAGATCTTCTTAAAACCATCAACGAGACTGGCGACTATAACGCTGACATCGAAGCTGGTTTGAAGGCTGGCCTCGACAAGTTCGTAGCAACCCAAACCTGGTAA
- a CDS encoding YfbM family protein, translating to MSMNGNYLPVTEEDLNKLLDDPDLLSDFLYEEKEEEIIEIDKAWHAIHYTLNERKWEGIEPLFNVVLGGEQISEEDIGYGPARSLLPKQVSEVSNALTKIEEKDFRAKFNSEELIKHDIYPQLWDDNIETLDYVSTFYNDVRSAFIKASDQKMAMILFLN from the coding sequence ATGTCAATGAATGGAAACTACCTTCCAGTAACAGAAGAAGATCTAAACAAGCTTTTGGATGACCCTGACCTATTATCTGATTTTTTATACGAAGAAAAAGAAGAAGAAATAATAGAAATAGATAAAGCTTGGCATGCAATTCATTACACTCTGAATGAAAGGAAATGGGAAGGTATAGAGCCTTTGTTTAATGTTGTGCTGGGCGGGGAGCAAATTAGTGAAGAAGATATAGGCTATGGCCCTGCTCGTTCACTTTTACCTAAACAAGTCAGTGAAGTTTCAAATGCTCTTACAAAAATTGAGGAAAAAGATTTTAGAGCTAAATTCAATAGTGAAGAGTTAATTAAACATGATATTTACCCTCAACTTTGGGATGATAATATAGAAACTTTGGATTACGTTTCTACTTTTTATAATGATGTTAGAAGCGCATTTATAAAGGCATCCGATCAGAAAATGGCAATGATACTGTTTTTAAATTGA
- the atpD gene encoding F0F1 ATP synthase subunit beta: protein MSTGTVVQVIGAVVDVEFPQVAVPQIYDALKITGEGTCNGLVLEVQQQLGGGVVRAIAMGSSDGLRRGIEVENSGSPITVPVGTATLGRIMNVLGEPIDEAGEIGADDRYEIHRDAPSYEDQSSSTELLETGIKVIDLVCPFAKGGKVGLFGGAGVGKTVNMMELINNIAKAHSGLSVFAGVGERTREGNDFYYEMEESGVLDKVAMVYGQMNEPPGNRLRVALTGLTMAEKFRDEGKDVLLFVDNIYRYTLAGTEVSALLGRMPSAVGYQPTLAEEMGVLQERITSTKSGSITSVQAVYVPADDLTDPSPATTFAHLDATVVLSRQIASLGIYPAVDPLDSTSRQLDPLVVGQEHYDVANGVQTVLQRYKELKDIIAILGMDELSDEDKTTVFRARKIERFLSQPFFVAEVFTGSPGKYVSLKDTISGFKGLLKGDYDHVPEQAFYMVGSIDEAVEKANKK, encoded by the coding sequence ATGAGCACAGGTACTGTTGTCCAAGTTATTGGCGCGGTTGTGGACGTTGAGTTTCCACAAGTTGCTGTACCTCAGATATATGACGCTTTAAAAATCACTGGTGAAGGAACTTGTAACGGGTTGGTGCTAGAAGTTCAGCAGCAACTTGGTGGTGGCGTAGTACGTGCCATTGCAATGGGTTCATCAGATGGTTTGCGTCGTGGTATCGAGGTTGAAAACTCTGGATCACCAATTACTGTTCCTGTTGGTACGGCCACGCTTGGTCGTATCATGAACGTTTTAGGTGAGCCAATTGATGAAGCTGGCGAAATCGGCGCTGATGATCGTTATGAGATTCACCGTGACGCTCCTTCATACGAAGATCAATCAAGTTCTACTGAACTTTTAGAAACCGGTATCAAGGTTATTGACCTTGTTTGTCCGTTTGCTAAAGGTGGTAAAGTTGGTTTGTTCGGTGGTGCTGGTGTTGGTAAGACCGTCAACATGATGGAATTAATTAACAACATCGCAAAAGCCCACTCAGGTTTATCTGTTTTCGCTGGTGTAGGTGAGCGTACTCGTGAGGGTAACGACTTCTACTACGAGATGGAAGAATCAGGCGTACTTGATAAAGTAGCCATGGTTTACGGCCAGATGAATGAGCCTCCAGGTAACCGTTTACGTGTTGCTTTGACCGGTCTAACCATGGCGGAAAAATTCCGTGATGAAGGTAAAGACGTATTGTTGTTCGTGGACAACATTTATCGTTATACCTTGGCTGGTACAGAAGTTTCTGCACTATTGGGCCGTATGCCTTCTGCGGTAGGTTATCAGCCTACTCTTGCTGAAGAGATGGGTGTACTTCAGGAACGTATTACGTCGACGAAGTCAGGATCGATTACTTCTGTCCAAGCTGTATACGTACCTGCGGATGACTTAACGGATCCATCGCCAGCTACAACGTTCGCTCACTTAGATGCAACGGTTGTATTGTCACGTCAAATTGCGTCACTGGGTATTTACCCGGCGGTTGACCCATTGGATTCGACTTCACGTCAGCTTGATCCATTGGTTGTTGGTCAAGAGCATTATGATGTAGCAAACGGTGTGCAAACTGTATTGCAACGTTACAAAGAGCTAAAAGACATCATCGCGATTTTGGGTATGGACGAATTATCTGATGAAGATAAGACAACCGTATTCCGCGCACGTAAGATTGAGCGTTTCTTATCGCAACCATTCTTTGTGGCAGAAGTCTTTACTGGTTCTCCAGGTAAGTACGTTTCTCTGAAAGATACCATCTCAGGCTTTAAAGGCTTGTTGAAGGGTGACTATGACCATGTTCCAGAGCAAGCGTTCTACATGGTTGGTTCAATCGACGAAGCCGTTGAGAAAGCCAACAAGAAATAA
- the glmS gene encoding glutamine--fructose-6-phosphate transaminase (isomerizing) gives MCGIVGAVAQRDVAEILVEGLRRLEYRGYDSAGVAIIDGESLGRTRRLGKVQELADALAETPLVGGTGIAHTRWATHGEPSERNAHPHISQNNIAVVHNGIIENHNELRSMLKEHGYEFLSDTDTEVICHLVHHELKSQETLLAAVQTAVKQLEGAYGTVVIDRRDSSRMIVARSGSPLVVGYGIGENFVASDQLALLPVTRTFAFLEEGDVAEITRTEVNIFDLEGNAVEREAKESEVTHDAGDKGEYRHYMLKEIYEQPQALARTIESRIANQEVLSSAFGDNAEVLLKDIKHVQIIACGTSYHAGMAARYWLEDWAGVSCNVEIASEFRYRKSHLFPNSLLVTISQSGETADTLAALRLAKEMGYKATMTICNAPGSSMVRESDMAYMMKAGTEIGVASTKAFTVQLAGLMMLTAVIGRHNAMSAEMQAQISQSLLSLPAKVEQALSLDNAIAALAEDFADKHHSLFLGRGDQYPIAMEGALKLKEISYIHAEAYASGELKHGPLALIDADMPVIVVAPNNELLEKLHSNVEEVRARGGLMYVFADKQAKFESDNTMKVIPVPHCDDFMAPLIYTIPLQLLSYHVALIKGTDVDQPRNLAKSVTVE, from the coding sequence ATGTGTGGAATCGTAGGTGCAGTCGCACAACGTGATGTAGCTGAAATTTTGGTGGAAGGTCTTCGCCGCCTTGAATACCGTGGTTATGACTCAGCCGGTGTGGCGATAATTGATGGCGAAAGCCTTGGTCGTACTCGTCGTCTGGGCAAAGTACAGGAGCTTGCTGATGCGTTAGCTGAGACGCCATTGGTTGGTGGGACAGGCATAGCACACACGCGCTGGGCAACCCACGGTGAACCAAGTGAACGTAACGCTCATCCGCATATTTCCCAAAATAACATTGCTGTTGTGCATAACGGCATAATTGAAAACCATAATGAACTGCGTAGCATGTTAAAAGAACATGGCTATGAATTTTTATCTGATACAGATACTGAAGTAATCTGTCACTTAGTTCACCATGAACTTAAATCACAAGAAACACTCTTGGCGGCAGTGCAAACAGCCGTAAAACAACTTGAAGGGGCTTATGGAACGGTAGTGATTGATCGTCGTGATAGTTCTCGTATGATTGTTGCGCGCTCTGGCAGTCCGTTAGTTGTGGGTTATGGTATTGGTGAAAACTTTGTCGCTTCTGATCAACTTGCGCTTTTACCTGTAACTCGCACCTTTGCTTTTTTAGAGGAAGGTGATGTTGCAGAAATCACTCGCACAGAAGTGAATATTTTTGATCTAGAGGGTAATGCCGTAGAGCGTGAAGCCAAAGAATCAGAAGTGACCCATGATGCGGGTGATAAAGGTGAATACCGCCATTACATGTTGAAAGAAATTTATGAGCAGCCACAAGCGTTGGCCAGAACGATTGAAAGTCGCATAGCAAATCAAGAAGTGTTGTCGTCGGCGTTTGGTGACAATGCTGAAGTACTACTAAAAGACATCAAGCACGTGCAAATCATTGCTTGTGGTACCAGTTACCATGCAGGAATGGCAGCGCGTTATTGGTTAGAAGACTGGGCGGGCGTTTCTTGTAATGTCGAAATAGCGTCTGAATTCCGTTACCGTAAATCTCATTTATTCCCAAATAGTTTACTGGTCACAATTTCTCAATCTGGGGAAACTGCAGATACGCTTGCGGCACTACGTCTTGCAAAAGAAATGGGTTACAAAGCAACCATGACTATTTGTAACGCACCAGGTTCTTCCATGGTGCGTGAATCAGACATGGCTTATATGATGAAAGCAGGCACAGAAATAGGTGTCGCTTCTACCAAAGCTTTTACGGTTCAGCTTGCTGGTTTGATGATGCTTACCGCTGTGATAGGTCGCCATAACGCAATGTCTGCTGAAATGCAGGCACAGATCAGCCAAAGCTTATTGTCATTACCTGCCAAAGTGGAACAAGCATTAAGTCTAGATAATGCCATTGCGGCATTGGCGGAAGACTTTGCCGATAAGCACCACTCGTTATTCCTAGGACGTGGCGACCAATACCCTATCGCAATGGAAGGCGCGCTTAAGCTAAAAGAAATTTCTTATATTCATGCAGAAGCCTACGCCTCTGGTGAGCTAAAACATGGACCGCTGGCATTGATTGATGCAGATATGCCAGTAATTGTGGTGGCACCAAACAATGAGTTATTAGAAAAACTGCATTCAAATGTGGAAGAAGTACGTGCTCGCGGCGGATTGATGTATGTGTTTGCTGATAAGCAAGCCAAGTTTGAGTCAGATAATACAATGAAAGTGATCCCTGTACCTCATTGTGATGATTTCATGGCACCACTTATCTACACCATTCCATTACAATTACTGTCTTACCATGTGGCATTGATCAAAGGAACGGATGTCGATCAGCCAAGAAATTTAGCCAAAAGTGTTACGGTTGAATAA
- a CDS encoding F0F1 ATP synthase subunit epsilon — MAAMTVHLDIVSAEKSIFNGRVSHLQVSGAEGELGIMPGHTPLLTMIKPGMARIIKQNEEEEVFYLSGGMLEVQHSSVSVLADVVMRADEIDEQAALESKKRAEALMAEAGADFNYEAAMVELSKAMAQLRVVETIKKNIAR; from the coding sequence ATGGCAGCCATGACAGTACATCTTGATATTGTTAGTGCAGAAAAAAGCATCTTTAATGGCCGAGTAAGTCATTTACAGGTTTCAGGTGCTGAAGGTGAATTGGGCATTATGCCTGGTCACACTCCGCTACTAACGATGATCAAACCTGGCATGGCGCGCATCATCAAACAAAACGAAGAAGAAGAAGTGTTTTATTTATCTGGCGGAATGCTAGAAGTACAACACTCTTCAGTTTCTGTTTTGGCTGATGTCGTTATGCGTGCCGACGAAATTGATGAACAAGCAGCGTTGGAATCTAAAAAACGTGCTGAAGCCTTAATGGCAGAAGCCGGTGCAGATTTTAACTATGAAGCCGCAATGGTTGAGTTATCTAAAGCCATGGCGCAGCTCCGCGTTGTTGAAACCATCAAGAAAAACATTGCCAGATAA
- the glmU gene encoding bifunctional UDP-N-acetylglucosamine diphosphorylase/glucosamine-1-phosphate N-acetyltransferase GlmU — MTLNVVILAAGKGTRMRSDLPKVLHPIAQKPMVQHVIDTAKCLGSNTTNLVYGYGGNKLQSAIKDESLNWVLQAEQLGTGHAVAQANDLIADEDTVLILYGDVPLIQTQTLDALLAVKPKQGLAILTVNLDNPTGYGRIVRKNEKVVGIVEQKDANSDQLAIQEVNTGIMALPGKQLKTWLSQLSSDNAQGEYYLTDVIAMAHRDGVEITTAQPQSAIEVEGANNRIQLAQLERAYQLREADKLMLAGANLRDPNRIDIRGNVSVGMDVMIDINTIFEGKVEIGNNVNIGAGAIIINSTIADNAVIKPYSIIDNAVVGEDASAGPFARLRPGAELKQDAHVGNFVEMKKSVLGKGSKAGHLTYLGDAQIGEKVNIGAGTITCNYDGVNKSLTQIDDGAFIGSNSSLVAPVEIGKMATIGAGSVVTAKVEDEQLAVARGKQRNLNDWKRPSKK; from the coding sequence ATGACGTTAAATGTCGTGATCTTAGCCGCGGGAAAAGGCACCCGAATGCGCTCAGATCTTCCAAAAGTTTTACACCCAATCGCCCAAAAACCTATGGTTCAACATGTAATTGATACCGCTAAATGTCTAGGTTCGAATACGACTAATCTGGTTTATGGCTATGGCGGCAATAAACTACAAAGTGCGATTAAAGATGAGTCACTCAACTGGGTATTGCAAGCCGAGCAGTTAGGTACAGGTCACGCGGTGGCACAAGCGAATGATCTCATTGCAGATGAAGATACGGTATTAATCCTTTATGGTGACGTGCCACTGATCCAAACTCAAACCCTTGATGCATTATTAGCTGTTAAACCAAAACAGGGGTTAGCCATTCTGACCGTTAATCTTGATAACCCAACAGGTTATGGTCGTATTGTTCGCAAAAATGAGAAAGTGGTTGGTATTGTTGAGCAAAAAGATGCTAATTCTGATCAACTGGCCATTCAAGAAGTGAATACCGGCATTATGGCGTTGCCGGGAAAACAACTCAAAACATGGTTAAGTCAACTGTCATCAGATAATGCACAAGGTGAATATTATCTTACCGATGTGATTGCTATGGCACACAGAGATGGGGTTGAAATTACAACTGCACAACCTCAATCCGCTATAGAAGTTGAGGGCGCTAATAACCGTATTCAATTAGCACAGCTTGAGCGGGCTTACCAATTACGAGAAGCTGATAAATTGATGTTGGCTGGCGCGAACCTCAGAGATCCAAATCGTATTGATATTCGCGGTAACGTGAGTGTTGGTATGGATGTGATGATAGATATCAACACCATATTTGAAGGTAAAGTGGAAATTGGTAACAACGTCAACATTGGTGCTGGTGCCATCATTATTAATAGTACAATTGCAGATAATGCAGTGATTAAGCCGTATTCCATCATTGATAATGCTGTTGTAGGTGAAGATGCGAGCGCAGGCCCGTTTGCACGTTTACGCCCAGGGGCAGAGCTTAAACAAGATGCGCATGTTGGCAACTTTGTCGAAATGAAAAAATCAGTATTAGGCAAAGGCTCTAAGGCAGGACACCTTACTTATCTTGGTGATGCTCAAATTGGTGAAAAAGTAAATATTGGTGCGGGCACCATTACTTGTAACTACGACGGGGTGAATAAGTCATTAACCCAAATAGATGATGGTGCCTTTATTGGCTCTAATTCGTCATTAGTGGCGCCTGTTGAAATAGGTAAAATGGCAACGATTGGCGCAGGCTCTGTGGTGACGGCTAAAGTTGAAGATGAGCAATTAGCCGTGGCGCGTGGAAAGCAGCGTAATCTTAATGACTGGAAAAGACCGAGTAAAAAGTGA
- a CDS encoding DeoR/GlpR family DNA-binding transcription regulator, with amino-acid sequence MNRRNTQQRRHAIVSLINAQGDVQVDALSTQFSTSEVTIRKDLAELEKNGLLLRRYGGAIALPSEMITSETPSQLKQAIADKAASLIRDHNRIIIDSGSTTKGMISNLGCKTGLIVMTNSLKLANAIHELEDEPTLLMTGGTWDPHSGSFQGQVAEQVLRSYDFDQLFIGADGIDLLRGTTTFNELTGLSKVMAEVSRQVIVVMESEKLGRRIPNLELGWSTIDILVTDNNISADAIEQIQHQGVQVLTASLD; translated from the coding sequence GTGAATAGACGTAATACTCAACAGCGGCGTCATGCGATAGTTTCCCTGATCAATGCTCAAGGGGACGTGCAGGTGGATGCCCTTTCTACTCAGTTTTCGACGTCAGAAGTTACTATCCGTAAGGATTTAGCTGAACTTGAAAAAAACGGCTTGTTATTACGTCGTTATGGTGGAGCCATTGCACTACCATCTGAAATGATCACTAGCGAAACACCTTCGCAATTGAAACAAGCCATTGCCGATAAAGCCGCTTCGCTTATTCGTGATCACAATCGCATCATTATTGATAGTGGCTCTACCACTAAAGGCATGATCTCAAACCTTGGTTGTAAAACAGGGTTAATTGTGATGACGAATTCTTTGAAACTAGCCAACGCCATTCATGAATTAGAAGATGAGCCTACACTCTTGATGACAGGTGGCACTTGGGATCCACATTCTGGCTCTTTTCAAGGGCAAGTAGCCGAGCAAGTGTTGCGCTCTTACGACTTTGATCAACTTTTTATCGGTGCTGATGGCATAGATTTACTGCGCGGTACGACCACTTTCAATGAACTGACTGGTCTCAGTAAAGTGATGGCGGAAGTATCTCGTCAAGTGATTGTGGTGATGGAGTCAGAGAAGTTGGGTAGACGGATCCCAAATCTTGAGCTGGGCTGGAGTACCATTGATATATTGGTGACAGACAACAATATTAGCGCAGATGCCATTGAACAAATTCAACATCAAGGAGTGCAGGTGTTAACTGCATCACTTGACTAA
- the atpH gene encoding F0F1 ATP synthase subunit delta, whose product MAELTTIARPYAKAAFDVAVEKNTVDNWAEMLDFIAVVSAHPQVQPMLKGAVAPQQVAEFFIGICGEQINSHGQNLVKVMAENGRLEVLPAVSELFIQYRNEWAKEVEAEVISATELSSEQLEQISASVEKRLSRKVKLNCSTDASLVAGVIIKAGDLVIDGSVSGQLSRLNDELKS is encoded by the coding sequence ATGGCTGAATTAACCACCATTGCTCGCCCTTACGCAAAGGCAGCATTTGATGTTGCGGTTGAGAAAAACACTGTAGATAATTGGGCTGAAATGCTTGATTTTATTGCAGTGGTAAGTGCACACCCACAGGTGCAACCTATGTTGAAAGGTGCAGTAGCCCCTCAACAAGTCGCCGAGTTTTTTATCGGGATCTGTGGTGAGCAAATCAACTCGCACGGTCAAAATCTGGTCAAGGTAATGGCTGAAAACGGACGTTTAGAAGTTCTGCCTGCGGTGTCTGAATTATTCATTCAATATCGTAATGAGTGGGCTAAAGAAGTCGAAGCTGAAGTCATTTCAGCAACAGAACTTAGCTCAGAACAACTCGAGCAGATCAGCGCTTCTGTAGAGAAACGTTTGTCACGCAAAGTAAAGCTGAATTGCAGCACTGATGCTAGCTTAGTGGCTGGTGTCATCATCAAAGCAGGCGATTTAGTCATCGATGGTTCAGTAAGCGGTCAATTATCGCGACTGAACGATGAACTTAAGTCGTAA